In one window of Henckelia pumila isolate YLH828 chromosome 1, ASM3356847v2, whole genome shotgun sequence DNA:
- the LOC140874882 gene encoding uncharacterized protein, producing the protein MASFACNSLPFLSPICMRNQNFMGIHLFPSLEASLIHYPSTFTRKKCSLYQPLAFSCIDGGMDGVGKSQEEVGKTKFKWVGRGFDSTEEQRRAISLLPSKMSNRCKALMKQIICFSEENGSVPAMLDAWVKSTKPRRTDWLSIFRELERLNHPLFLKILEHVLAEESFEANIRDYTMAIHFCAKENRLLDAERLLLAMKADGFICDQVILTALVHMYSKAGNLKLAQDSFEEMKLLGVPLDKRSYGSMIMAYIRAGMFQDGECLLRETEAKEIFAGREVYKALLRSYSMSGDNDGAQRVFDAIQWAGITPDDKVCALLINAYVVSGKTREARIAFDNMRSAGLVPNDKCVALVLAAYEKENRVSEALDFLSELERACLVLGKEASQLLAKWFRGLGVVEEVELVLRDFV; encoded by the exons ATGGCTTCTTTTGCCTGTAATTCGCTTCCTTTTCTCAGCCCCATTTGCATGCGCAACCAAAATTTCATGGGTATTCATCTGTTTCCTTCATTGGAAGCTTCATTGATTCATTACCCTTCAACATTTACGAGGAAAAAATGCAGTCTTTATCAACCTTTAGCTTTTAGTTGCATTGATGGAGGAATGGATGGTGTTGGGAAATCTCAGGAAGAAGTGGGGAAGACgaaatttaagtgggttggaaGAGGTTTCGATTCTACGGAGGAGCAAAGACGGGCTATTTCTCTACTTCCATCGAAGATGAGCAATCGGTGCAAGGCGTTGATGAAACAAATCATTTGCTTTTCAGAGGAAAATGGGAGTGTTCCTGCTATGTTGGATGCTTGGGTTAAGAGCACGAAGCCGCGAAGAACTGATTGGCTTTCGATTTTCAGAGAACTGGAGAGGCTTAATCATCCATTGTTTTTGAAG ATACTGGAACATGTGCTCGCAGAAGAATCGTTTGAAGCTAATATCCGTGATTATACGATGGCAATCCATTTTTGTGCGAAGGAAAACCGGTTGTTAGATGCCGAAAGATTATTGTTAGCGATGAAAGCCGATGGCTTCATCTGTGATCAAGTCATCCTAACTGCGCTAGTTCACATGTATAGCAAGGCTGGTAATCTCAAGCTAGCTCAAGATTCGTTTGAGGAGATGAAATTACTCGGTGTTCCATTGGACAAAAGGTCGTATGGTTCAATGATCATGGCCTACATCAGAGCCGGAATGTTCCAAGACGGGGAGTGTTTACTAAGAGAAACAGAAGCTAAAGAAATTTTCGCTGGAAGAGAAGTTTATAAAGCATTGCTGAGATCATATTCCATGTCTGGTGATAATGATGGCGCTCAGAGAGTTTTCGATGCTATCCAATGGGCTGGTATCACTCCTGATGACAAGGTCTGTGCGCTTCTGATAAACGCTTATGTCGTCTCTGGAAAGACACGTGAAGCTCGTATTGCATTTGATAATATGCGGAGTGCTGGTCTTGTACCTAATGACAAATGTGTGGCATTGGTGTTGGCTGCTTATGAGAAGGAAAACAGAGTGAGTGAAGCACTGGATTTTTTGAGTGAACTGGAAAGGGCGTGCCTTGTACTCGGAAAAGAAGCTTCACAGTTGCTGGCAAAGTGGTTTCGAGGGTTGGGAGTCGTGGAAGAAGTCGAGCTTGTGTTGAGGGACTTTGTTTGA
- the LOC140889228 gene encoding serine/threonine-protein kinase VIK-like isoform X1 — MSDSGGSSGYSATGDEHPPPAAGAAEREKKKDKARLSRTSLILWHTHQNDAVAVRKHLNEDPYLVHARDYDNRTPLHVAAIHGWIDIAKCLLEYEADVNAEDRWKNTPLADAEGAKRSGVIELLKSHGGVSHGPNGSHFESRPVQPPLPNKCDWEIDPDELDFSNSILVGKGSFGEIRKACWRGTPVAVKRILPKLSDDRLVIQDFRHEVNLLVKLRHPNIVQFLGAVTDKKPLMLITEYLRGGDLHQHLKEKGALSPSTAINFSLDIARRIAYLHSEPNVIIHRDLKPRNILLVNTNAEHLKVGDFGLSKLIRVQHSHDVYKMTGETGSYRYMAPEVFKHWKYDKKVDVFSFAMILYQMLEGDPPMSNYEPYEAASNVAEGHRPIFRAKDFIPELRELIEQCWAGDMDKRPSFLEILKRLEKIQGKSTF; from the exons ATGAGCGATAGTGGCGGTAGCTCGGGGTACTCGGCTACCGGAGATGAACATCCACCGCCGGCGGCTGGGGCTGCGGAGAGGGAGAAGAAGAAGGATAAGGCGCGGTTGAGTCGGACGTCTCTGATTCTATGGCACACGCACCAAAACGATGCGGTGGCGGTGAGAAAGCATCTGAATGAGGATCCATATCTGGTGCACGCAAGAGACTATGACAATCGGACTCCGCTCCATGTGGCGGCTATCCATGGTTGGATCGATATTGCCAAGTGTCTTTTGGAGTACGAAGCTGACGTTAATGCCGAAGATCGATGGAAAAATACT CCTTTAGCTGATGCTGAAGGAGCTAAAAGATCTGGCGTGATTGAATTATTGAAGTCTCATGGAGGTGTATCTCAT GGTCCGAATGGGAGTCATTTTGAATCAAGGCCTGTACAACCTCCACTACCGAATAAGTGTGACTGGGAGATTGACCCTGATGAGCTGGACTTTTCAAACTCAATTCTTGTTGGGAAG GGCTCTTTTGGTGAGATACGTAAAGCTTGTTGGCGGGGAACACCAGTAGCTGTCAAACGCATTCTTCCAAAGCTTTCTGATGATAGATTGGTGAT TCAGGACTTCAGGCATGAGGTCAATTTGCTAGTGAAGCTTCGTCATCCAAATATTGTCCAATTTCTAGGGGCAGTTACTGACAAGAAGCCTTTAATGTTAATCACAGAGTACTTGAGGGGG GGTGATCTTCATCAGCATCTGAAGGAAAAAGGGGCGCTAAGCCCGTCTACTGCAATCAATTTTTCATTAGACATTGCGAG AAGGATTGCTTATCTCCATAGTGAGCCAAATGTTATAATTCACCGTGACCTGAAACCAAG GAACATTCTTCTTGTCAACACAAATGCGGAACATTTAAAAGTAGGTGACTTTGGGTTAAGCAAGCTCATCAGGGTACAACATTCTCATGATGTGTACAAGATGACTGGCGAGACCGGAAGCT ACCGGTACATGGCACCTGAAGTCTTCAAGCATTGGAAATATGATAAGAAGGTGGACGTTTTCTCATTTGCTATGATATTATACCag ATGCTTGAAGGTGATCCTCCGATGTCAAATTATGAACCTTATGAAGCAGCCAGTAATGTTGCAGAAGGACACAGGCCAATCTTTAGGGCAAAAGATTTCATTCCTGAATTGAGAGA GTTAATCGAGCAATGCTGGGCAGGAGACATGGACAAGAGACCTTCGTTCTTGGAAATTCTGAAAAGGCTCGAAAAAATCCAAGGAAAATCCACCTTTTGA
- the LOC140889228 gene encoding serine/threonine-protein kinase VIK-like isoform X2, which translates to MSDSGGSSGYSATGDEHPPPAAGAAEREKKKDKARLSRTSLILWHTHQNDAVAVRKHLNEDPYLVHARDYDNRTPLHVAAIHGWIDIAKCLLEYEADVNAEDRWKNTPLADAEGAKRSGVIELLKSHGGVSHGPNGSHFESRPVQPPLPNKCDWEIDPDELDFSNSILVGKGSFGEIRKACWRGTPVAVKRILPKLSDDRLVIQDFRHEVNLLVKLRHPNIVQFLGAVTDKKPLMLITEYLRGGDLHQHLKEKGALSPSTAINFSLDIARRIAYLHSEPNVIIHRDLKPRNILLVNTNAEHLKVGDFGLSKLIRVQHSHDVYKMTGETGSYRYMAPEVFKHWKYDKKVDVFSFAMILYQVADA; encoded by the exons ATGAGCGATAGTGGCGGTAGCTCGGGGTACTCGGCTACCGGAGATGAACATCCACCGCCGGCGGCTGGGGCTGCGGAGAGGGAGAAGAAGAAGGATAAGGCGCGGTTGAGTCGGACGTCTCTGATTCTATGGCACACGCACCAAAACGATGCGGTGGCGGTGAGAAAGCATCTGAATGAGGATCCATATCTGGTGCACGCAAGAGACTATGACAATCGGACTCCGCTCCATGTGGCGGCTATCCATGGTTGGATCGATATTGCCAAGTGTCTTTTGGAGTACGAAGCTGACGTTAATGCCGAAGATCGATGGAAAAATACT CCTTTAGCTGATGCTGAAGGAGCTAAAAGATCTGGCGTGATTGAATTATTGAAGTCTCATGGAGGTGTATCTCAT GGTCCGAATGGGAGTCATTTTGAATCAAGGCCTGTACAACCTCCACTACCGAATAAGTGTGACTGGGAGATTGACCCTGATGAGCTGGACTTTTCAAACTCAATTCTTGTTGGGAAG GGCTCTTTTGGTGAGATACGTAAAGCTTGTTGGCGGGGAACACCAGTAGCTGTCAAACGCATTCTTCCAAAGCTTTCTGATGATAGATTGGTGAT TCAGGACTTCAGGCATGAGGTCAATTTGCTAGTGAAGCTTCGTCATCCAAATATTGTCCAATTTCTAGGGGCAGTTACTGACAAGAAGCCTTTAATGTTAATCACAGAGTACTTGAGGGGG GGTGATCTTCATCAGCATCTGAAGGAAAAAGGGGCGCTAAGCCCGTCTACTGCAATCAATTTTTCATTAGACATTGCGAG AAGGATTGCTTATCTCCATAGTGAGCCAAATGTTATAATTCACCGTGACCTGAAACCAAG GAACATTCTTCTTGTCAACACAAATGCGGAACATTTAAAAGTAGGTGACTTTGGGTTAAGCAAGCTCATCAGGGTACAACATTCTCATGATGTGTACAAGATGACTGGCGAGACCGGAAGCT ACCGGTACATGGCACCTGAAGTCTTCAAGCATTGGAAATATGATAAGAAGGTGGACGTTTTCTCATTTGCTATGATATTATACCag GTTGCAGATGCTTGA